The Breoghania sp. L-A4 sequence CCTGCCTTCACCATCGCCGCATTAGACGAAACGCTACGTCGGATTATCTCTCGCATCCGCGGCATCTGTGCAAAAGCGCGGACGCCGATCGCCCTCGAACAGGCGAGATGGGTCAATACATTAAATTGCCACTCAATACTGGGCCCGGGCTCGCGTTTCGGTCAACCCTGAACGTCGCGCAAAACCGCACCAGCACGCGTGATAAAAATCATTACCGCCCAGCGCGCTTGCGACCCTTCCCGGATGATTTGCGACAGGAATTCGGTTTTCGGACGCCCTGTCAAATATAACATCCGGCCCGGCCCTCGTCACCTCGCTCATCGTCTCCGAGGATCTGACGCCGGGGCGTCTGACTCGTCCTGGCGTGTTCGCGCCCAGTCGTGGCGCCATCCGGACGATGTCGTTGCTGCACGCAACTTTGCCCGCAGGTCCAAGAGGCTCAGGGACCCCGCGTCCTGCGGGGTCAGGTGCAAGGCGCGGGCATCATTGCCCGCGCGTTGTGCACCAAATCCGTGCCGGCACCGGTCGGCACCGACTGCCTAGCGCTGGGCGTAGGCCCAGACCATGATTGGAAAGCGTGGCTCATTCTCAAGCGAACAGGTCTCCGCATCATAAGGCGCTCAGCTGTCAAAGTTGGCGATCACGCAATCACGATTGCCCCAGCTGTGGCTCTCGATCCGCGTGTCCTCGAATCCGGAAGAGATGAGCAACTGCCGAAGACCGTTTTCAGTCCACCGATTGTGGTCGTCCGGAGCGCCATGCACCTTCATCAAGAACGGGACGGACATGACAAAATAGCCACCAGGCTTCAGGTGATAGAAGCAGTTCTCGATCCCTCGGCGCGGCTCCGCGATGTGCTCGAAAACCTGATCGGCGACAACGAAATCATAGCGCTCCGGGAGCCGGAAATTCGTCACGTCGACTTCCGGATATCGCGTGTGCCGATACGTGTTGAAATGGGCGGCGCCCCAGCCCATTCCGGATATTTCAAGGCAAGATTTCGCGCCGCAGTCGTGTCCCCGGAAAAAATCCATGATGTGGTCGTTCGCAACCTTGCGGCACCAGTCGTTTTTCATTCATTGCTCCTTATTTTGCACTTAAATCGGATGTGTGAATACAAACGTCATCACCCATGGAGGCGGAAACACGATACCGGCCCGTAGCTTGGCCAATTAAAGGGTAAAAGACGACCTGTAAATTGACAAACGAAGCCCCGCGCCGCATGTACA is a genomic window containing:
- a CDS encoding methyltransferase domain-containing protein, whose amino-acid sequence is MKNDWCRKVANDHIMDFFRGHDCGAKSCLEISGMGWGAAHFNTYRHTRYPEVDVTNFRLPERYDFVVADQVFEHIAEPRRGIENCFYHLKPGGYFVMSVPFLMKVHGAPDDHNRWTENGLRQLLISSGFEDTRIESHSWGNRDCVIANFDS